A section of the Euwallacea similis isolate ESF13 chromosome 9, ESF131.1, whole genome shotgun sequence genome encodes:
- the LOC136411066 gene encoding tigger transposable element-derived protein 6-like, with protein sequence MTGQKEKLLVIEKSAHPRALKNINIKDLSVMWKSNKKAWMTRDIMSEWLIELDRKMGIENRKILLFLDNAASHPRELPLRNVKIIFLPPNTTCVCQPLDQGVIQNFKFYYRNQILNHILSNMDCANSLSELSKKINVLEAVYFIKTTWQKVDPATIENCYIKAGFRKSDTTLPHFDPEDDLPLSVLVIMMKATKELNFTNDKNLEKFINIDQNTPTEDDDFENQVTAFSQHNENIETYDEIEDVEEEENKIKCYDEALNYIRELKNFSKGDYVAFEQIKNLECHYQKCRIEEQRRKFKQPSILKIFQAAPK encoded by the coding sequence ATGACTGGGCAGAAAGAAAAACTATTGGTGATTGAAAAATCGGCTCATCCTAGAGCattgaaaaacataaacattaaAGATTTGTCCGTTATGTGGAAGTCAAACAAAAAAGCTTGGATGACTCGGGACATAATGAGTGAATGGTTAATCGAGCTAGATCGAAAAATGGGCAttgaaaataggaaaattttgttgtttttagaCAACGCTGCGTCACATCCTCGAGAATTACCTctaagaaatgtaaaaattatttttttgcctcCCAATACAACCTGTGTTTGTCAGCCACTGGATCAAGGTGTCATTCAAAACTTCAAGTTTTATTACCGAAACCAGattttaaatcatattttatcaAACATGGATTGTGCAAATTCATTATctgaactttcaaaaaaaattaatgttttggaGGCTGTATACTTCATAAAAACGACATGGCAAAAGGTTGATCCAGCAACAATAGAAAACTGTTACATAAAAGCTGGATTCAGAAAATCGGATACGACACTTCCCCATTTTGACCCCGAAGACGACTTACCGTTATCTGTACTTGTGATAATGATGAAAGCTACTAAAGAGTTGAATTTTACCAATGACAAGAATCTAGAAAAGTTTATAAACATCGATCAAAACACACCGACTGAAGATGATGATTTCGAAAATCAGGTTACAGCATTCAGTCAACATAATGAAAACATCGAGACATATGACGAAATAGAGGACgttgaagaagaagaaaataaaataaagtgcTACGATGAAGCTTTAAATTACATTAGAGAACTGAAAAACTTTTCTAAGGGCGACTATGTGGCTTTTGAACAGATCAAGAATTTGGAATGTCATTATCAGAAGTGCCGTATAGAAGAACAGCGAAGAAAGTTTAAGCAGCcgagtattttaaaaatttttcaagctGCTCCTAaataa
- the LOC136411067 gene encoding tigger transposable element-derived protein 6-like, producing MSPKKRMLTLKEKMEIVNVIDKEKLSTRTIASRFRIGKTLATMIAKNKEDIRRLWQSGANEHQKNRFFKTEGWNIDKACFEWFKNARNRRIPILGGLVKEKAKEIAKKFGYKNFSASDGWLQKWRKRHNISFKCISGEAADVNQETVDELLEKLPSFLRGYQCEDIYNADESSLFFRAFPDKTLALKSEVFRRKID from the exons ATGTTAACACTAAAAGAAAAGATGGAAATAGTAAATGTAATTGACAAAGAAAAACTATCAACTCGGACTATAGCATCACGATTTCGCATAGGAAAGACGCTAGCTACAAtgatagcaaaaaataaagaggATATTCGACGTTTGTGGCAGTCTGGTGCAAATGAACAccaaaaaaataggtttttcaaaactgaAGGCTGGAACATTGATAAGGCATGTTTCGAGTGGTTTAAAAATGCTAGAAATCGAAGGATTCCTATATTAGGTGGGCTTGTAAAagaaaaagctaaagaaatTGCGAAAAAATTTGGCTACAAAAATTTTAGTGCATCTGATGGATGGCTTCAAAAGTGGCGCAAAAG ACACAACATTAGTTTTAAATGCATTTCTGGTGAAGCAGCTGATGTAAATCAAGAGACAGTTGATGAACTTTTGGAGAAACTTCCTTCTTTTTTACGCGGATATCAATGCGAAGATATTTACAACGCCGATGAAAGCAGCCTTTTTTTTCGTGCGTTCCCCGATAAAACGTTGGCCTTAAAATCTGAAGTGTTCAGGAGGAAAATTGACTAA